GGGAGCCAAGCCAGCCACCAGCCACTGAACCTCCTCTGCCTGCGTGGGAACCTGCAGAGAGATGGGTGTCAATTAGCTTGGAGGGGAGTGATTGAACCTCATTAAATCCCCAGATAGACACTTACCCATACTAGAGCCCGGTGCCTTGGTTTGTCCTCTTCAATTTTGCAAGAGAAGGAAACTAAATTGAGTGAGGATTGCCTTAATACTAGGTGAGATTAGCCACATGGGAGCTGAGCATTGTTTAATTAATCCACTTTGATTAATCCGTGCGCCCTGAGCATCCCATGGGGGTCGACAGGCATGGGATCCTGTGCTCGTGCCATTGCTCATGCTGGGATTTCAATCGGTGTTTTGGAAGCAGGAACCCTGAGGCCAAATCCTGCCCTTCCACAGccagcagccacctcctcctctgcaggaCGGGGCTCAGCCTCGCCGAGGGGCTTGGGATGGGTGAAACACGGCGGGCAGCTGAAAGCATCATCCCTCAGGACACGGGCTGGTGGGATCAAGCCAGCGTTACCAGAGGACAAGAGGTGGCGGAGGGGCAGGTACCCCGCGGGCCCCCAGGAGGtatgggggggggttggggcagCTGGCGATGCCCGTGGCCAGCAAGCAGCCGTGGGCTCAGGGCACGGCTAGTGTTGAGCCCCAGCAGGAGGGTAGGATGAATGGCTTCCGTGAAAATCTCCATCATCTCGTGACAGGTTATAGCttcatttacattatttttctgttgactgTGACAAACAATGGCTATGCTTATCACACACACCATGCAATAAATAATTTCAGCCTAGATGCCGTATTTCTAAAACACAGGCACGTCAGATCTCCTTATGTGGGGCTGTGCTCCAAATCTCAGTTTTAATGTTAATGTAGCTGTGTTTACTCTTCCTAATTCTCTTTGTCATTTTGAAAGCATCAGTCAAATGCTCTTTCAGGAGTCTCTCAGGGTACAACAACTGTTTTTCCACTTACTGCTCTTCTGGATCATTATATTTGCCTCCTCATTGCTGTCATTGTATTATCTTGTAGCCTAGGACCCGATAATTGCACATGGTTATTAAGCTTGGatctgactttctttttttttttttttgctgccgcAGTCTCATGTCTGCTCCGTATTCCGTGAAATGTGGCATGCAGGCATTAAGTTTATCATTTTTGATTGCGTGGGTTGATGAACAGACAGAGCAATTAGAAACCGGTCCCTTCCTGCCTGCTTCCAGTTCGGGGCACAAGACGGTCGAGGATAACTCTGTCCTCAGCCCTGTCCCATTGCGGGAGCTTTCTGGAGCGCTCGGGAGCCTGGGACAACGTGGTTATCATCCTCTGCTTGTCCCACCACTGCTTCCCTAAGAGCCCTGGAAATCCACcggcagcagaggcagaggtgaAGCCAAGTCACAGCTATGAACAAGaccaagaaataaaaagagggcATTCCCCCCAACATGTTCTTCATGCAAAAGTCACGTGGATAcctagaaaaaagtgaaaaatatagcTAGCTGTTCGCAACAGGCCACCCAGCAGCGCAGGAAGGAGCCGGCGCTGTTCTGCAGGCGCCTTCAGAAGGGAAGTTTCCAGCCCCGGTAGTTTCTCATAGAAACTCAAAAGAAGGGCTTGGATGCCTTTGGATGCCGTGACTCCCCGTGCGGCATGACTCCCTTGCACCGAGTTACTTACTCATCCGCTTCGGTCAGAGGCCAGCGGCTCCTGCAAAGCTTGTATAATGAGGTGAGGTGGGTGCCGCGTAAGTCCGGAAGATTGCGGTGAATACCTCATTACGACTCACGGTATAATTGCGTGTGTCCTTGAGTCACAGCTCTGAAACCTGGAGTGAGGTGGGGAAATTAAATCTCGGAAGGCGTTCAAGGAGAACCTTGTCCTCCTTGAGCTCCTTGTCCCTGGGACAAGGGCTGACGGGGCTGCGGTGGCAGAAATACCTCCCTGCATTTAAAACAGCGCAACCCCTCCTCCCCAATGATCCAGCGCGGCTTTTGGCCTGAGTCTTAGTGACACCGGAGTAAATCCCAAGCTGTTCTGCAGAAGTCCTCCTAGACTTAGCTGTTCCTGCAGACCCTACAGCGCAGGGGCCCTATAGCTCCTGTCTGACCGTCCACGCGGAGAATGGTCACGTGGCGGAGAATCAAAGATGCACATGAcacttggggacaggggacgggggggggcaggagtgggTGCCGAGGGGACGACGGCTCTGCAGGGCAGTTGTGGAGGGGCCTGGCTGGGTGCCTACCTCCCCGCAGGGTGACCGGGCCGTTGGTGTCACTGTTCTGCGGCACCTCCGTCCCCCCCCTCGCTGCAGGGATGCAGCGACCCCACAGACCCGGCATCACTGTCTCTCCGAGGCTGGTGAGCTGCAAAACGCTTGCAGACCCCAGCCCAGCTCTAAGGCTACTCTTGGCCTCCTCACACAAGCTTGGGGGCTATCAGGAGGGACCTTCTCTCTTTTGAGGCCAAATGGGGTTCAGCCCACACGACGCTGCAACGTGACATCATCCCAAAGGATGCGGCATCCCATGGCCCCCGCAGATCTGTTACTGATTcattttcccccccttctcctacTGTTCCTTTTGGTCCCAGGGCAGCTTTGCTGGAAACCCCAGTGAGGGCTTGACgcctgcctttccttttttccctcgcAGGCTATGGACACGCCGCCCCGGGCACGGACGCCGGCAAAGTTTTCTGCATGTTCTATGCCATCCTGGGCATCCCCCTGACGCTGGTCATGTTCCAGAGCCTGGGGGAGCGCATGAACACTGTCGTGCGGATGCTGCTCAAGAAGATCAAGAAGTGTCTGGGCATGAGGACAACCAACGTCTCCATGGAGAATATGGTCCTAGTCGGCTTTCTGTCCTGCATGGGGACCCTGTGCATCGGCGCCGCAGCCTTCTCTTACTTCGAGGGCTGGACTTTCTTTCATGCCTATTACTACTGCTTCATAACCTTGACCACTATCGGCTTCGGAGACTTTGTGGCTCTGCAGAAGAACGAGGCTTTGCAAAAGAAGCCCCCGTACGTGGCTTTCAGCTTCATGTACATCCTGGTGGGCCTGACCGTCATCGGCGCCTTCCTCAACCTGGTGGTGCTGCGGTTCCTGACGATGAACTCGGAGGACGAGCGGCGGGACGCCGAAGAGCGAGCCTCACTGAGGAGGGCCCGCAACAACATCCACCTCAAGCCGAAAGAGGACAGCCAGAGCAGCAATGCCATTTTTCTCCCCGTGGAGGACAGGACGAGCCAGATGAACCTCATCCCACTGATGCAGGAGGACGCGGAGAGGCAGCGGCGCCAGTCGGCCAACTCGGCGGCCGCGGTCCCCTCCTTCTGCACGTGCCTGTGCTACAGACCTCAGCTGTGCGGCAGCCCCGCGCCCTCCCACCCCGAGACCCTCAGCTGCCACACCAACCCCGTCTATTACAACTCCATTTCCTACAAAATCGACGAGGTCTCCCTGAGCACGCGGGGTCAGACCGGCTCTTCCCCGGGGAGCACTTTATCATCCAACAGCCCTCGCTGCCGGCAACACCCCCGGCTGCGGAGGAAATCCATCTAGGAGCACGTGCCGAGCTGTACTCGGTGCTCGAGTCTTACAACGATGATAAATTATGAACGGAGACGTCAGGTCCTTCTTACTGCTCTCATTTCTTCTGTTCCCCTCCCCTTTCAGCTGGCAGCCAGCCCCACGCAGGGTCCAGCAGGCCCCTGCAAACCCCCTTGAGAAATAATCATTCCTTTTTTTGCAGGCACCGAATTACACCGttagttttctttgctttttcctcccaaGTAGGTTCGAGCATTCGGGTCTGGCAAGAAGCCCCCCCCACCGCTGTGAAGGCTGGCCAGCTGTAGGTTTGCTTTCCCACCTCCCGGCTCCCCAAAGGGATTTGCTGCTgccctcccaccctgcccagcCTCGGCTGTGGCTGCGGCCAGCACCCGCCTCTCGTGACACTGGGTGGCACTTGCTGAGAGCCTACCAAACACAAAGCCCGCGTTAGTCAGCCCTGCGGGGCTGGGGATCTTTAAGCTCTCCCCTGGCAGGGGGTGCAGGTAAGTCGGCGCCACGCAGCCGCTTTGCAGCGggtgggtgggcagggagaggtgggagggaggggacgcgCTGCGGTCCTGCCGCTCAGTGCGTGGGGACGGCTTCCTGGCACTGTGTCTCCCATCGCCAGCCCTCTGGGTCTGAGCTCCGGCTTGTGGCTGGCTCAGTATTTTTGGAAGCTGGAGGTCCGTACGCTCACCCACTCGCTCACCTTATCCCGTGGCAGCAGGTCCCCCAGGCTGAGCTGGCTGGTGGGATGCAGCAGCCCGTTCCCAGGGGAAGCTGAGCTCCTCCAGCCCGGCCATAGCCCTCCTCTGGGATAAGCCCGGACCCTGCTGAGGGCACAGTCCCAGGGAAAGCCTCGTTGAACTGTTGTAGAGCCACCTGCAAAGGGTTTGGCCCTGATGAGATCATTAGCTAAAACCACCCTTGCCTTGCCCACCTTGTCCCCAGCTAGCAGCCCAGCAAGCGCGTGTCGTGGTTTGGGTTTGCCCTTGTCGCTGCTGGGGTTCTGAGGGACGGGGTGAGCCCGTCTCGGTGTGCATCCCTGGGCGGGATGCGGTACCCGCACAGCCCCACCTGGGAGGCTGCTTCCAGCTGGTGCCCCCCAGCGTGGCCCATGTCCATCCTGCCTCACCTGCAAGAAAACAGGACAGggctctgacagcagcagcagctccatttCACTTTCTTCCCCCAGTAAAGGGACATTTTCACTCTTCTTACCTAAAATACCCTCTGAGGGGGTTCTCCCAGAGGAAAATCCCCTTTTCCTGGTGGCGAAGGCATGCAGAGGGCATTGGGAAGGCCTCAGGGCAAGCTTTGCTCTCTCCTCCTTTTGTTCTGGGCAGTTTAATAAAAGGTGAATCCAGCTGGTGGTGGTTGGTTATTTGTCACGAGGGTGAGCAGAGGGATGTG
The genomic region above belongs to Larus michahellis chromosome 12, bLarMic1.1, whole genome shotgun sequence and contains:
- the KCNK15 gene encoding potassium channel subfamily K member 15 — its product is MKRQNLRTAALILCIFSYLLVGAAVFDALESEAESGRKRLLEQKRGELRRKYRFSADDYRELERLVLQAEPHRAGRQWKFAGSFYFAITVITTIGYGHAAPGTDAGKVFCMFYAILGIPLTLVMFQSLGERMNTVVRMLLKKIKKCLGMRTTNVSMENMVLVGFLSCMGTLCIGAAAFSYFEGWTFFHAYYYCFITLTTIGFGDFVALQKNEALQKKPPYVAFSFMYILVGLTVIGAFLNLVVLRFLTMNSEDERRDAEERASLRRARNNIHLKPKEDSQSSNAIFLPVEDRTSQMNLIPLMQEDAERQRRQSANSAAAVPSFCTCLCYRPQLCGSPAPSHPETLSCHTNPVYYNSISYKIDEVSLSTRGQTGSSPGSTLSSNSPRCRQHPRLRRKSI